Part of the Thermus tengchongensis genome is shown below.
GGCCCCAAGCCCCCAGCGCACGTTGCCCAGCACCTCCCACCAGAAGAGCTCTTCCAGGCTTACGTCCCCTCCAGTCAAGGCGTTGTAGGCTTCCAGAAAGGACTCGACCTCCCCGATCCCGCCGAGCCGTTTGCCATCTTCCCCGAAGCGCCAGGCCCGCACCAGGGGCCAGGCCAGGTCCTCCCTTGGGTCTCCGATATGGGCGAACTCCCAGTCCAGAACGGCCACCAGCCCTTCCTGGTCCACCATGAGGTTGCCGATGCGGAAATCCCCGTGGACCAGCACCGGGGGCCGGGAACGGGGGGGATGTTCCCTTAGCCACCGCAAGGCCCACTCCAGGGCGGGGTGGGGTTCCCCCAGCCCGTCCAGATCCCTGTAGGCCAGGGACACCGCCGCCTGCCAGGGCTCGCCCGGCCCAGGCTCGGGAAGGAAGGCCACCTTGTCCAGGGGGATGCGGTGGATCCTGGCCAGCTCCGCCGCCATGGACTGGGGTAGACGGGCCCGGGCGGCGGCGAACTCGGGACGGCGCACCACCCGGGCGCCAATGGTCTCGCCCTCCAGCCTCTCCATGAGGAAGGCCTCCCGGCCCTCGAGGTCGGGGAGGTAAAGGAGAGGGCGGGGCACCTTGACGCCCTCAGCGTGGACCAGGGACAAGAGCCGGAACTCCGCCTCCAGGGAAAGCGTGCCTTCGTAGATGACCCCTCCCCCAGCCCGGCGCAGGAAGAGGGGGTGTACGCCATCCCCCGAGCGGTAGTCCAGGACCCAGGCCTCCTTCGAGGCCCCTCCCGGTACCCGGCGCAAGCCCTGGATCTCTCCAGGGCCATAGAGCTCGGCAAGGGCCTTCTCCAGTGCCTCCTTCATGGCCGCAAGGACTTGAACAGGGCCCTCTTGCCTATGGAGGCCCGGTGGACCTCGCTGGGTCCGTCGTAGATGCGGAAAGGGCGCACCTCC
Proteins encoded:
- a CDS encoding phosphotransferase family protein translates to MKEALEKALAELYGPGEIQGLRRVPGGASKEAWVLDYRSGDGVHPLFLRRAGGGVIYEGTLSLEAEFRLLSLVHAEGVKVPRPLLYLPDLEGREAFLMERLEGETIGARVVRRPEFAAARARLPQSMAAELARIHRIPLDKVAFLPEPGPGEPWQAAVSLAYRDLDGLGEPHPALEWALRWLREHPPRSRPPVLVHGDFRIGNLMVDQEGLVAVLDWEFAHIGDPREDLAWPLVRAWRFGEDGKRLGGIGEVESFLEAYNALTGGDVSLEELFWWEVLGNVRWGLGALKQARRHLSGVERSVELAILGRLAAEMEYEVLALLEESGG